CCAGAACGCCAGACTCCTCAATACATTCTGCTTGTGCAAGGTGTCCGCCTTTTCCTTCTTCAAGCGAGACAGCATGGAGTTGCTCACCCTGGGCAAATCCAGTTCGTACTGGTCCAGAAGGGCTTTCATGCGTTCGGTCAGGGCGCGGACCGACAGGTTTAATTCCAGCAGGGTTTCCTTTTGATCGAAAAAATCCGAAAAATTCATGGGTGTGGGCGGCTTCAGGTCTTCCCGCTGCAAGGCGTTTTCCTGGATGAACCGCTCAAGGGCCTGAGCCTCTCCGGTTGGTATGATGTCGTTATTTTCCGCGAACAAAATCAAGGACTTCAGGGCCTTGGCGTTCTCGCTGTTTTGGGCGAACGCCAAGAAATTTTCATGCGTTGGAAATGCAGCCAGCAGGGCGGAAATCCTGCGGTTATTTTTGGAATCCATGGGTTTCTCCTGGGTTTTGCCTGTCATGACTTTTTAGGGCGGGAGCCTTTGCCTTTGAAACAGCCTTGCTTGATTTAAAACAGCACGGAAAACATTGCAATGTTTTAATGTAAAACGATAGTTTTTGTAAAACAAACCATTTGTTTGACAGGAGACGGGAGCTCGTCTAATCTCTTATCATTCCTAACGCCGGGAGGCCTATGTCAAGCGCCGCTCGCCCCCCGGCAGCTCATGTTCCAATGCAAATTCCACGGTTTGAGCAGGATTATCCGGATCTAAATAGACCATTGCAGCAGCAGAAGCCCCTTTTCCGCCTCTATGCAGGGCCTTTTTACGCCCTGCGCCGCCCGGATGGAATAATGGCTTTGTAATAGGATGGTTAGCCTTGATTGAGGCGGCTTCCGCCGTTTTTAGCCGCATTCTTCAAACTGTGACAGCGGAAGCAGATACTGTTTTAGGACATTGTTGTAACTCAGCTCCAAAACCTGAATGGAACGACCTGTTTGCAACGCAGATGCTGAAATAATTCTGTCAGCCCTTTCATTTTCGCAACCCAAAACCACATCAACAGGAGAGCAACTATGGATCAATACAAACTCTTTATTAACGGCGAATTCGTGGACGCAGCCAGCGGCCAGACCTTTGAATCCATCGACCCCGGCACGGGCGTTCCCATCGCCCAGGTTGCCATGGCAGGAGAAGCGGATGCGGAAGCCGCCATTATGGCGGCGCGGCGCGCTTTTGACAGCGGGGTCTGGAGCAATCTCTCCCCCGAAGCCAGGGCCCAAAAGCTGAACGCCTTCGCCGATCAGGTCACCCAGCAGACCTTGCGCATGGCCATCACCGAGTCCATGGACTCCGGCCAGATCATCGGCCTCGCCAAATATTGGGGCATGCTGGGCTCTCAGTTGATTCGCAATTTCGCCCATTATGCGGCCACAAAGTTTCCCTGGGTGGAAGACATCCCCTACGCCGGCAACGTGTTTGCGCCGGGGCGCGACTATATTCGCCGCGAGCCCATCGGCGTCTGCGTGGGCATCATCCCCTGGAACTTTCCCATGAGCATGGCTTTCTGGAAAATCGGCCAGGCCATCGCCATGGGCAACACCGTGGTGTTGAAGCCCGCCACCTCCACGCCTTTGGGCGCGCTCATCATCGCCGAATGCGCCAAGGCGGCCGGCATTCCCCCCGGAGTGGTCAACGTCATCGCAGGCCCCGGCGGGGAGTTGGGCAATGTCCTGTGCACCCATAAAGAGGTGGACAAAATCGCTTTTACGGGGAGCACGGCCGTTGGCAGCCAGATCATGAAAATGGCCTCCGACACCGTCAAGAAAGTCACCCTGGAACTGGGCGGCAAGTCCGCCAACATCATCTGCGACGACGCGGACATGGACATGGCCGTGGAAGGCGCCCTGTTCGGCACCTTCTTCCATCAAGGCCAGGTTTGCGAGTCCGGCACCAGGGTGCTGGTCTCCTCCAAGATCTATGACGAGTTCCTGAGCCGCATGAAAGCCCGAGCCGAGCAATTGCGCGTGGGCTATCAGCTGGACCCCGCCTCCCAGCAGGGCCCCCTGGCCAACACCGCCCAACTGGCCACCGTGGAGCGCTACGTCCAATTGGGCCGCGAGGAAGGCGCCGAGGTCGTCACGGGCGGCGAGCGCGCCGTCGTGGAAGGCCTGGATGGCGGCAATTACTACAAGCCCACCATTTTCGCCGCTAAAAACTCCATGCGCATCGCCCGGGAGGAAATTTTCGGCCCCGTGGTCTGCGTCATCAAATACGATTCCGAAGACGAAGCCGTGGCCATCGCCAACGATTCCGACTACGGCCTGGCCGGCGGCGTGTTCTCCCAAAGCACGGCCAAGGCGGAAAGAATCGCCGGGCAGATTCGCACCGGCACCATGTGGATCAACAACTACCACGCCTTCGGCG
The Desulfatibacillum aliphaticivorans DSM 15576 DNA segment above includes these coding regions:
- a CDS encoding aldehyde dehydrogenase family protein, encoding MDQYKLFINGEFVDAASGQTFESIDPGTGVPIAQVAMAGEADAEAAIMAARRAFDSGVWSNLSPEARAQKLNAFADQVTQQTLRMAITESMDSGQIIGLAKYWGMLGSQLIRNFAHYAATKFPWVEDIPYAGNVFAPGRDYIRREPIGVCVGIIPWNFPMSMAFWKIGQAIAMGNTVVLKPATSTPLGALIIAECAKAAGIPPGVVNVIAGPGGELGNVLCTHKEVDKIAFTGSTAVGSQIMKMASDTVKKVTLELGGKSANIICDDADMDMAVEGALFGTFFHQGQVCESGTRVLVSSKIYDEFLSRMKARAEQLRVGYQLDPASQQGPLANTAQLATVERYVQLGREEGAEVVTGGERAVVEGLDGGNYYKPTIFAAKNSMRIAREEIFGPVVCVIKYDSEDEAVAIANDSDYGLAGGVFSQSTAKAERIAGQIRTGTMWINNYHAFGDFCPFGGYKQSGVGRELGHAGLAEYTQIKRVHVSASSDYKSNFTMKLFSDDPKIPFVQYITPTLVIAGHGSLGSISKEVVRLGAHKALILSDAGVKGAGLVKYVEDALGDFYAGVFDDIAQDSDLDTVDRAVAMAREKGADLIVSVGGGSVIDTAKAVCVTLKNGGKADDHIALMRLTEPQIPHICIPTTSGTGSEVTAAAVIKSHTAGRKVYIIDNFIVPNTAILDPIFTLSLPPSLTASTAMDAMTHAVEALTSTMSNSICDGHALQAIRLIAANLPRAIANGQDEEARLNLQIGATTAGWAFSIAQVGLAHSMAHTVGMLCNVPHGAACGIVLPAVMRYNVDHATEKLALAAQAMGVSIGGMSRRDAALAAADAVEKLMESSGHPLRLSQVGVTEDALALAPFHAIADSPTLFNARPVSDPNDIAELYKQVF